A window of Oncorhynchus keta strain PuntledgeMale-10-30-2019 chromosome 27, Oket_V2, whole genome shotgun sequence contains these coding sequences:
- the LOC118359542 gene encoding sorting nexin-21-like codes for MATKLLDRLRRTLFKEGEVVARESTDVPEDSFPESSELEDDTECLSERLGGTLCFDGERAMESEDPGGASGPDSDSDFLGESVEDGFSSTDTSPVGLSPGGSSLLTCQLQERWRSLQSCSVPEKLVFEVTDASVVPESSSKYVLYTIHVIQSGMFDKTPAVITRRYTDFERLHSRLRRRHGDHMERVCFPRKRLRKNFVAETIAKRSRAFEQYLAHMHSLAELRRSPTFLEFFYLGDLQAGQMLMRVGRYQEGLGPLLNGLRLQEKLGCEQQGIQQPHHQQRTHWLFTLLALVTCFQELEQLGEAQEYCDQALRDLAPSQEALQQHLFHPLLIPLLQTNVRLSWKISKDKRRWEVLLQEIQDSGADVGNQPSLKEYLMKESLVESEGNTKAKVKRDDTT; via the exons ATGGCTACTAAGCTATTGGACAGACTCCGACGGACACTGTTCAAAGAAGGAGAAGTAGTTGCTAGGGAGTCAACTGATGTACCAGAGGACAGCTTCCCAGAGAGTTCTGAGTTAGAGGATGACACAGAGTGTCTCTCAGAGAGGCTTGGGGGAACACTCTGCTTCGATGGGGAGAGAGCCATGGAATCAGAAGACCCAGGTGGGGCCTCGGGACCAGACAGTGATTCAGACTTCCTTGGAGAGTCCGTAGAGGATGGATTCAGCAGCACAG ACAccagcccagtgggcctgtctcCTGGAGGCTCATCCCTGCTCACATGTCAGCTGCAGGAGCGCTGGAGGAGCTTACAGAGCTGCAGTGTGCCTGAGAAGCTGGTGTTTGAAGTGACTGATGCCAGTGTGGTGCCAGAGAGCTCCTCCAAGTATGTG ctCTACACCATCCATGTAATCCAGTCTGGGATGTTTGACAAAACCCCGGCCGTCATCACCCGGCGATACACCGACTTCGAGCGTCTGCACAGCCGCCTTCGCCGTCGTCACGGGGACCACATGGAGCGTGTCTGTTTCCCCCGCAAGAGGCTGCGCAAGAACTTTGTGGCAGAGACCATCGCCAAGCGGAGCCGGGCGTTTGAGCAGTACCTGGCCCACATGCACTCGCTGGCTGAGCTGCGGCGCTCGCCCACCTTTCTGGAGTTTTTCTACCTGGGTGACCTGCAGGCTGGCCAGATGCTGATGCGTGTGGGCCGTTACCAGGAGGGCCTAGGCCCTCTGCTCAACGGCCTGAGGCTCCAGGAGAAGCTAGGCTGTGAGCAGCAGGGGATACAGCAGCCTCACCACCAGCAGCGCACCCACTGGCTCTTCACCCTGTTGGCCCTGGTGACCTGCTTCCAGGAGCTGGAGCAGCTGGGGGAGGCCCAGGAGTACTGTGACCAAGCCCTGAGGGACCTGGCCCCCTCACAGGAGGCCCTGCAGCAGCACCTCTTTCACCCACtgctcatccctctcctccagaCCAACGTCAGATTGTCGTGGAAGATCTCCAAGGATAAGCGGCGATGGGAGGTGCTGCTACAGGAGATCCAGGACTCTGGGGCTGATGTAGGGAACCAGCCCAGCCTGAAGGAGTACCTGATGAAGGAAAGCCTGGTGGAGAGCGAGGGAAACACTAAGGCCAAGGTCAAACGGGACGACACCACTTAA
- the LOC118359543 gene encoding deoxyribonuclease gamma: MTCHSPLLLILLGIFGLCSSFKICAFNVQNFDDAKSANFRVMHTLTRIVSRCDICLLQEVKDAQGKATKALVEAVNRYDAYHYKYVASGVLGRTPQDQEQYVYLYRNETVELTAQYQYVDRKEGNAAVFSRDPFVVRFQAKETVIGDFSLIPLHTMASDAIKEIDKLYDVFEEIKMKWNTENVMFLGAFNAGCGHMTRQDKANIRLFSIPGFFWLIRDQVDTTVGDTTSCAYDRIVVHGERFLKTIKPYSAQVFNIANEYKLSKERVLEVSDHFPIEVELKTKSSGQLQAPVQPLLLIALSVITSALHILPSTSMV; this comes from the exons ATGACttgccactctcctctcctcctcattctcctTGGTATTTTTGGGCTATGTTCAAGCTTCAAGATCTGTGCCTTCAATGTCCAGAACTTCGACGATGCCAAATCAGCCAACTTCAGGGTGATGCACACTCTGACCAGG ATTGTGTCTCGCTGTGACATCTGTCTCCTTCAGGAGGTTAAAGACGCACAGGGCAAAGCCACTAAAGCTTTGGTGGAAGCAGTCAACAG ATATGATGCCTATCACTATAAATATGTTGCCAGTGGCGTTCTGGGGCGAACACCTCAGGACCAGGAGCAATACGTCTATCTGTACAG GAATGAAACCGTAGAGTTGACAGCTCAGTACCAGTACGTTGACAGAAAGGAGGGGAACGCGGCTGTTTTCTCCAGAGACCCTTTTGTTGTTAGATTTCAAGCCAAGGAAACAG TGATTGGAGACTTTTCTCTGATCCCTCTGCACACTATGGCCTCTGACGCAATCAAGGAGATTGACAAGCTCTACGATGTTTTTGAGGAAATCAAAATGAAGTGGAATACTGAG AACGTGATGTTCCTTGGAGCCTTCAATGCTGGTTGTGGGCACATGACCCGGCAGGACAAGGCGAACATCCGACTTTTCTCAATACCTGGATTTTTCTGGTTGATCAGGGACCAGGTGGACACCACTGTTGGGGATACTACCAGCTGTGCCTATGACAG AATTGTGGTACACGGAGAGCGTTTCCTGAAGACCATCAAACCGTATTCAGCCCAGGTCTTCAACATTGCCAATGAGTATAAACTCTCAAAGGAAAGG GTTCTGGAAGTGAGTGACCACTTCCCTATTGAGGTGGAGCTGAAGACTAAATCGTCAGGGCAGCTTCAAGCTCCGGTTCAGCCTCTCCTGCTAATTGCTCTCTCTGTCATCACCTCCGCCCTGCACATCTTACCTTCAACCAGTATGGTGTGA